A window from Candidatus Reconcilbacillus cellulovorans encodes these proteins:
- a CDS encoding DUF370 domain-containing protein: MFLYLGGDRVISTDELIGIFDVSVGKSSPISASFLDEAAADNRVEILGGEQSKSLVVTRTKVYYSPISAHALKKRVESVSRPAL, encoded by the coding sequence ATGTTTCTCTATCTCGGCGGCGACCGCGTGATTTCGACAGACGAACTGATCGGCATTTTCGACGTGTCGGTCGGCAAGTCCTCCCCGATTTCTGCGTCGTTTCTCGATGAGGCAGCCGCCGATAACCGCGTCGAAATTCTCGGCGGGGAACAAAGCAAATCTCTGGTCGTGACGCGGACGAAGGTCTACTATTCCCCGATTTCGGCGCATGCGTTGAAAAAGCGGGTCGAGTCGGTTTCCCGTCCGGCGCTTTAA